The following proteins are encoded in a genomic region of Chloracidobacterium sp.:
- a CDS encoding PaaI family thioesterase yields MERSLQQEYSPNSICFGCGPANEKGLHINSYPEGDEVVAVWHARPEHQAFPGMLNGGIIGTLLDCHSNWTAAYFLMKRDGKDKPDCTVTADFHVKLKRPTPFDAPIHLRARVVESAEDRATVEAELIANDKVCATCRGTFVAVQEGHPAYHRW; encoded by the coding sequence ATGGAACGCTCACTTCAACAAGAATATTCACCGAATAGTATCTGCTTCGGCTGCGGCCCGGCAAATGAAAAAGGGCTGCACATTAACAGCTATCCCGAAGGCGACGAGGTCGTGGCTGTATGGCATGCGCGGCCTGAGCATCAGGCGTTTCCCGGCATGCTCAACGGCGGCATTATCGGAACGCTGTTGGATTGCCACTCGAACTGGACAGCGGCGTATTTTTTGATGAAACGTGACGGCAAGGACAAGCCAGACTGCACGGTGACGGCCGATTTTCATGTCAAACTGAAACGCCCGACGCCTTTTGACGCACCGATACACCTTCGCGCCCGCGTGGTCGAATCGGCAGAAGATCGCGCAACTGTCGAAGCTGAGCTGATTGCAAATGATAAGGTATGTGCAACGTGCCGCGGAACCTTTGTCGCGGTGCAGGAAGGGCATCCCGCATATCATCGCTGGTAG
- a CDS encoding ribonuclease D has protein sequence MDILVARGPADTDAALKRLSDAAAIGCDTETSGLDARAGRLFSVQFSDGSLSVLVPLSEGVELGRFTELLADDNVVKIFHNARFDLDFLHASGVAVNNVFDTMIAEKVLTKGAGQSASLADTLYRYFAVDLDKSQRAKFNRRWSGVWTDELVNYALSDVVHLPRLREEQLKWLEKLGLYNEFITRSEQMISRACAP, from the coding sequence ATGGATATTCTAGTCGCGCGCGGGCCTGCTGACACAGATGCTGCACTTAAAAGGCTGTCGGATGCAGCCGCCATCGGGTGCGATACCGAAACTTCCGGGCTTGATGCACGCGCGGGCCGATTATTCTCGGTCCAGTTCTCGGACGGCAGCTTGAGCGTTCTCGTACCGCTGAGCGAAGGCGTAGAGCTTGGCAGATTTACCGAGCTTTTAGCTGATGATAATGTCGTGAAGATCTTTCACAATGCCCGTTTCGACCTCGATTTTCTGCATGCGTCCGGCGTAGCGGTCAACAATGTCTTTGACACGATGATCGCCGAAAAGGTGCTTACCAAGGGAGCAGGCCAATCGGCGTCGCTTGCCGACACACTTTACAGATACTTTGCCGTCGATCTCGACAAATCGCAGCGTGCAAAGTTCAACCGCCGCTGGAGCGGCGTGTGGACGGACGAGCTTGTCAACTACGCCCTTTCAGACGTCGTTCATTTACCGAGGCTTCGTGAGGAACAATTGAAATGGCTCGAAAAGTTGGGGCTTTATAATGAGTTCATCACTCGTTCAGAACAGATGATCTCGCGTGCCTGCGCCCCTTAA
- a CDS encoding DUF480 domain-containing protein, with product MPEILSDVEARILGSLVEKQPTTPEYYPLTLNALVNACNQKNNRDPVMSLDEQTAASAIEHLRDRNLVYVFYGSTSRVPKYKHMLPGVLELEPAETALMAVLLLRGPQTLGELRERTGRMYEFAGLGEVQEVLDKLARRDEPLVTKLPVLPGRKEARFAHTLSGEIDTEALAASIGASARSGGHANERVEKLETEVAALRSEIDALKAEIEEFKKQFE from the coding sequence ATGCCTGAAATCCTTTCAGATGTCGAAGCCCGCATCCTCGGATCGCTTGTCGAAAAGCAGCCTACAACCCCCGAATATTATCCGCTGACGCTGAACGCACTCGTCAACGCCTGCAATCAAAAGAATAATCGCGACCCTGTGATGTCGCTTGATGAGCAGACCGCGGCGTCTGCGATCGAACACCTGCGCGATCGGAACCTTGTCTATGTCTTTTACGGAAGCACGAGCCGCGTGCCGAAATACAAGCACATGCTGCCGGGTGTTCTCGAACTTGAGCCGGCTGAGACAGCCTTGATGGCCGTACTGCTTTTGCGCGGGCCGCAAACCTTGGGCGAGCTTCGTGAACGAACCGGCCGTATGTATGAATTCGCGGGGCTTGGCGAGGTTCAGGAAGTACTCGACAAGCTTGCCCGGCGCGATGAGCCGCTCGTTACTAAATTGCCTGTATTGCCCGGCCGCAAGGAAGCACGTTTCGCCCATACACTGTCGGGCGAGATCGATACCGAAGCACTTGCGGCTTCAATAGGGGCAAGCGCTCGCAGCGGCGGCCACGCAAATGAGCGTGTGGAAAAGCTCGAAACGGAAGTTGCAGCGTTAAGATCTGAGATCGATGCTCTAAAAGCTGAGATCGAGGAGTTCAAGAAACAGTTCGAATGA
- a CDS encoding carboxypeptidase regulatory-like domain-containing protein: protein MFKRAAIGLIVAGLLIGIGSIAALGQTVITSGRVELEKQDGSRVPVAGATIDVFRTDIKGSASGTKTDKKGSFTFANLLIGGVYTLVFSAPDCEPTLIQNIKAGSEKIVVTMHPGDGRRWTADEVEKALSGAGSSVGSTTKGNAESTTPAEKSKEQIEYEKKVAEIEADNKRKQKAYDIVAASMKAGNDAFTAGANQVKAKDLSGAVTNFTTAIAKYDEGVQAEPNFVGLTTPLLNNRATALRQRAVATYNLGTKETDAASKTSMYDRAKSDLLESAKSYERAWQVIQSAKPEEIAAVKDFDTLKSDTIRGSRDTFAMAVATERIDPAIIEIAKAMIPEYLKVEPDAAKKIEAQLIIADMYRINQNREEAIGAYKAVLEAAPDNVDALAGAGLMLVDLAWLKDNDKALAQEGANYLQRFVAIAPDSNKMKEGAKGYLEILKQQSIVPVKTATPSKKKH from the coding sequence ATGTTTAAAAGGGCGGCTATTGGATTGATCGTTGCGGGCTTGCTGATCGGTATCGGATCGATCGCGGCGCTTGGCCAGACGGTCATTACGTCAGGGCGTGTCGAGCTTGAAAAGCAGGATGGCAGCCGCGTACCGGTTGCAGGTGCGACTATTGATGTTTTTCGAACGGATATCAAGGGCAGTGCAAGCGGTACAAAAACGGATAAGAAGGGCAGTTTTACCTTTGCAAATCTTCTGATCGGCGGCGTTTACACCCTTGTTTTCAGTGCTCCGGACTGTGAGCCGACTTTGATCCAAAACATCAAGGCGGGCTCAGAAAAGATCGTTGTAACTATGCACCCCGGCGACGGACGGCGCTGGACCGCTGACGAGGTCGAAAAGGCTCTTTCCGGTGCGGGTTCTTCAGTGGGCAGCACGACGAAGGGCAATGCAGAATCGACGACGCCTGCGGAAAAGAGCAAAGAACAGATCGAATACGAAAAGAAGGTCGCGGAGATCGAAGCGGATAACAAGCGCAAGCAGAAAGCGTATGACATCGTAGCCGCATCAATGAAAGCGGGTAACGACGCCTTTACCGCAGGAGCTAACCAGGTAAAGGCAAAAGACCTGTCCGGTGCAGTAACGAACTTCACGACAGCCATTGCAAAGTATGACGAAGGAGTTCAGGCTGAGCCGAACTTCGTAGGCTTGACCACACCGCTTTTGAATAACCGCGCGACGGCACTTCGCCAACGCGCGGTCGCCACATACAATCTTGGCACAAAAGAAACCGACGCTGCGTCAAAGACCTCAATGTATGACCGTGCAAAGAGCGACCTGCTCGAATCTGCAAAGTCGTATGAGCGCGCTTGGCAGGTGATACAGTCTGCAAAACCCGAAGAGATCGCAGCTGTTAAGGATTTTGATACGCTCAAAAGCGATACCATTCGCGGCTCTCGTGACACGTTCGCGATGGCCGTTGCCACCGAGCGGATCGATCCGGCTATCATCGAGATTGCAAAGGCTATGATCCCCGAATATCTCAAGGTCGAACCCGATGCGGCAAAGAAGATCGAGGCGCAGCTTATCATCGCCGATATGTATCGAATAAACCAAAACCGTGAAGAGGCGATCGGTGCGTACAAGGCTGTTCTCGAAGCGGCCCCGGACAATGTGGATGCGCTCGCGGGCGCCGGCCTGATGCTGGTTGATCTTGCGTGGCTCAAGGATAACGACAAGGCCCTTGCTCAGGAAGGTGCGAACTATCTGCAAAGGTTCGTTGCCATTGCTCCGGATTCGAACAAGATGAAGGAAGGTGCCAAAGGCTACCTTGAGATCCTAAAACAGCAGAGCATCGTCCCCGTAAAGACTGCTACACCATCGAAGAAAAAGCACTAA
- the serC gene encoding 3-phosphoserine/phosphohydroxythreonine transaminase → MEKRIFNFSAGPAVMPDAVLQKARDEMLSVDGSGMSVMELSHRSEQFKKILEHAEQGLRLLLKVPNDFRILFIQGGASLQFAMIPLNFISEGTSADFILTGVWGRKAFAEAERFGRMNIAWDSRTDGRLTTPGPAELTFSPSARYIHYVANETIEGVEFHYDVDGGEVPVICDMSSNIMSKPIDWNRYAFVYAGAQKNIGPSGIAVAFVRDGLFELIEGERSPILDYRVIRDNGSMVNTPNTWAIYMIGLVCDHVAAEGGIDEMRRRSVARAKMIYDAIDASGGFYIGYAEKEARSLMNVAFHLPTPELDKQFCAEALANGMSGLAGHRSLGGIRASIYNAMPVEGVVALADLMQDFLRRNG, encoded by the coding sequence ATGGAAAAGCGGATCTTTAATTTCAGTGCCGGGCCTGCCGTCATGCCCGATGCTGTGCTGCAAAAAGCTCGCGACGAGATGCTTTCGGTTGACGGCTCGGGTATGAGCGTGATGGAGTTGAGCCACCGCTCAGAACAGTTCAAAAAGATACTTGAACACGCTGAGCAGGGCCTTCGCCTCCTGTTGAAGGTGCCGAATGACTTCCGCATTCTGTTCATACAAGGCGGAGCATCGCTTCAATTCGCGATGATCCCGCTCAATTTTATCAGCGAAGGCACTTCGGCAGACTTTATTCTCACAGGTGTGTGGGGCCGTAAGGCATTTGCCGAGGCCGAACGCTTCGGTCGGATGAACATCGCTTGGGACAGCCGCACTGATGGGCGTCTCACGACACCTGGTCCGGCCGAACTCACATTCTCGCCGAGCGCTCGCTATATCCATTACGTTGCGAACGAGACCATCGAGGGTGTCGAGTTCCACTACGATGTTGACGGCGGCGAGGTCCCGGTCATCTGCGATATGTCATCGAACATAATGTCCAAGCCGATCGATTGGAACAGGTATGCCTTTGTTTATGCCGGCGCGCAGAAGAATATCGGGCCCAGCGGCATTGCGGTCGCCTTTGTCCGCGACGGCCTTTTTGAGCTTATTGAGGGCGAGCGTTCACCGATACTGGATTACCGTGTGATCCGCGATAACGGATCGATGGTCAATACGCCGAATACGTGGGCTATCTATATGATCGGGCTTGTTTGCGATCACGTTGCAGCAGAAGGCGGCATTGACGAGATGCGGCGGCGAAGCGTCGCTAGGGCAAAGATGATATATGATGCGATCGATGCGAGCGGCGGCTTTTATATCGGCTATGCGGAGAAAGAGGCTCGTTCGCTGATGAACGTCGCCTTTCACCTGCCGACGCCTGAACTTGATAAGCAATTCTGTGCCGAAGCCCTGGCTAACGGTATGAGCGGCCTCGCCGGACACCGTTCGCTTGGCGGCATAAGAGCGTCGATCTATAATGCGATGCCGGTGGAAGGCGTCGTCGCTCTTGCCGATCTGATGCAGGACTTCTTACGCCGCAACGGCTGA